A stretch of Paenibacillus mucilaginosus 3016 DNA encodes these proteins:
- a CDS encoding methylenetetrahydrofolate reductase produces the protein MLKEKIQGRKPGIITYGITPPKQNHPPEKIAEIAKKQIDRIADIGIDGLIIYDIQDEADRIDQERPFPYLSTVDPTTYSKEYLGPLTVPHIIYRSVGKYSESELSGWISSDPGQDRFSVYVGASSSKQEVRLSLPQAYELSRHLNDTLHFGGVVIPERHLTRKDEHLRMISKMNSGCQFFVSQATYDVEASKNVLSEYYYTCQEQGLEMVPILFNLTPCGSLKTLEFMKWLGISVPKWLENDLMHSNDILDKSVRLTLKIMEELMDFGLEKGIPIGCSVESVSTRKVEIDASVQLLKDVKQSMESRLLQPQSL, from the coding sequence ATGCTCAAAGAGAAGATACAAGGAAGAAAGCCGGGGATCATCACCTACGGCATAACGCCCCCGAAACAAAATCATCCGCCCGAGAAGATCGCGGAGATTGCGAAGAAACAGATTGACCGCATAGCCGATATCGGGATTGACGGCTTGATCATATATGACATTCAGGATGAAGCGGACCGGATCGATCAGGAACGGCCGTTTCCTTATTTGAGCACCGTAGACCCCACTACATACAGCAAGGAGTATCTAGGGCCCTTAACCGTCCCCCATATCATTTATCGAAGCGTAGGCAAATATTCGGAGAGCGAGCTTTCCGGATGGATCTCCTCCGATCCGGGACAAGACCGGTTCTCTGTCTATGTCGGCGCTTCCTCCAGCAAGCAGGAGGTCAGACTTAGTCTGCCGCAGGCCTATGAATTGAGCCGCCATTTGAATGATACCCTCCATTTCGGCGGAGTAGTCATTCCTGAGAGGCACCTGACGAGGAAGGACGAGCATCTCCGGATGATCAGCAAGATGAACAGCGGCTGCCAATTCTTCGTCTCCCAAGCGACCTATGATGTGGAAGCTTCCAAGAATGTGCTGTCCGAATACTACTATACGTGCCAGGAACAGGGGCTGGAGATGGTTCCGATTCTGTTCAACCTGACCCCCTGCGGGTCTCTGAAGACGCTTGAATTCATGAAGTGGCTCGGGATCAGCGTACCGAAGTGGCTTGAGAACGATCTTATGCATTCCAACGACATTTTGGACAAGTCCGTCCGGCTGACTCTGAAGATCATGGAGGAGCTCATGGACTTCGGCCTGGAAAAAGGAATTCCGATCGGATGCAGCGTCGAAAGCGTATCGACCCGGAAGGTGGAGATTGACGCCTCCGTCCAGCTCCTGAAGGACGTAAAACAGAGCATGGAGAGCCGTCTGCTGCAGCCTCAGAGCCTGTAA
- a CDS encoding metallophosphoesterase has product MRARMIPMLALFILIFAALNYYIGYHLWMYLSYMLDLGNPAVYWVLFWIVAFSYLIGRTGARFVGRSVGRILRQIGSIWFGVIEYSVLLLPLADLASVILRAGGMPTADVLELLGTIVFILLIALLIWGSYNAWNPIVRRYDIHIPKSGAGRQSLHVAVASDIHLGTIVGNRHLGRLQKVMEELNPELILLPGDIIDDDIEPFVRENMSGGLAKLKAPLGVYAVLGNHDYYGGHVPQLVKELAAINIRVLQDEHVLIEEGVYLVGRKDRTAESMEPGGRKAVDALTSALDKSKPVILMDHQPYQLDKAAAAGVDLMLSGHTHRGQMAPNHLITRRIFELDWGYLLKDRMHAIVSSGFGTWGPPIRLGSRSEVIDIRITFGA; this is encoded by the coding sequence ATGAGAGCAAGAATGATTCCCATGCTGGCGCTGTTTATTCTGATCTTTGCGGCGCTCAACTATTATATAGGCTACCACTTGTGGATGTACCTTTCTTATATGCTCGATCTTGGCAATCCCGCTGTCTATTGGGTCCTCTTTTGGATCGTTGCCTTCTCCTATCTGATTGGCAGAACCGGCGCCCGTTTCGTAGGAAGATCCGTGGGTCGAATTCTGAGACAGATTGGCTCGATCTGGTTCGGTGTCATCGAATACTCGGTGCTGCTGCTCCCCCTGGCTGATTTGGCCTCGGTGATTCTGAGAGCTGGAGGTATGCCGACAGCGGATGTGTTGGAGCTGCTCGGCACGATTGTTTTCATACTTCTGATTGCGCTTCTGATCTGGGGCTCCTACAATGCGTGGAATCCGATTGTCCGGCGATACGATATCCATATTCCGAAGAGCGGCGCCGGGAGGCAGAGCCTGCACGTGGCAGTCGCCTCGGATATTCACCTCGGGACGATCGTCGGAAACCGGCACCTCGGCCGCCTTCAGAAAGTCATGGAGGAGCTGAATCCGGAACTCATCCTGCTTCCGGGCGATATCATTGATGATGATATCGAGCCTTTTGTCAGGGAGAACATGTCCGGAGGGCTTGCGAAGCTGAAAGCGCCGCTGGGCGTTTACGCCGTGCTCGGCAACCATGATTATTACGGAGGGCATGTCCCCCAGCTCGTTAAGGAGCTTGCTGCGATCAATATTCGTGTCCTGCAGGACGAGCATGTACTAATAGAAGAAGGCGTTTATTTGGTCGGACGTAAGGACCGCACGGCGGAATCGATGGAACCGGGCGGACGGAAAGCCGTTGACGCTTTAACTTCTGCTCTTGATAAAAGCAAGCCGGTTATCCTGATGGATCACCAGCCTTATCAGCTGGATAAAGCGGCCGCGGCAGGCGTCGATCTCATGCTCTCGGGCCATACGCACAGGGGACAGATGGCTCCGAATCATCTGATCACGCGGCGTATTTTTGAACTGGATTGGGGATACCTGCTCAAAGACCGGATGCATGCCATCGTCTCATCCGGCTTCGGCACGTGGGGGCCTCCGATCCGGCTCGGCAGCCGCTCGGAGGTCATCGATATCCGGATCACCTTCGGAGCCTGA
- a CDS encoding lipoprotein, which produces MKTSVSTLLLILAAVSLTACGSKGNPGSLELKPGTYPVMSAKYEIPDDDYELTLKDHGEYDIAFADLYIVMDPSRTASTLEITQDSRNILYLSHPRDLVREKEKKEKKSAKAKPAQPASTGSSSSSQSPVKADKKEEKK; this is translated from the coding sequence TTGAAAACCTCTGTATCCACGCTGCTCCTGATTCTTGCTGCCGTTTCCCTAACCGCCTGCGGATCCAAAGGCAACCCCGGATCGCTTGAGCTTAAACCGGGCACCTATCCCGTCATGTCGGCGAAATACGAAATCCCAGATGATGACTATGAACTGACTTTGAAAGACCACGGCGAGTACGATATTGCATTTGCCGACCTGTATATCGTCATGGATCCTTCACGGACGGCCAGCACACTTGAGATCACCCAGGACTCCCGTAACATCCTGTACCTCTCTCATCCAAGAGACTTGGTAAGAGAAAAGGAGAAGAAAGAAAAAAAGAGCGCTAAAGCCAAGCCTGCACAACCAGCTTCAACGGGCTCGTCTTCCTCTTCCCAGTCCCCTGTGAAGGCCGACAAAAAGGAGGAGAAAAAGTAA
- a CDS encoding sensor histidine kinase — protein sequence MAEFDKELQVIKSSRDEIITRWYSLLTEAFPDFYGSEELRRQAEYYFDFTVDLHIPVETHELNERVPLWSRNLVDRGLPLHHIFRSTAYWRAAVFDVLESKVEPEIPNPIPFLAVIIRRIEYIQEMVCSHYIERTSSRLKDKERALTQLHDDRLSLIGKMAASMAHEIRNPLTSIKGFLKLIRESLSAQESSDKTIRYLSVVENEFENINMQITGFLSFSKKRVIEEPVIRLTAKQLLDSVISLLNPRFLSENVNLVIDLEDDADLYIQKVAVQQVLSNVINNGLDAMEEVKYEKEMHICGYSRPGCYILEIANNGPEVNPRILDELFEPFVTDKEEGTGLGLAVCKTIMQKNGGEIGCVTGPKRTTFLLTFRTHSVEG from the coding sequence ATGGCGGAATTTGACAAGGAACTGCAAGTGATCAAAAGCAGCAGGGATGAGATCATTACACGCTGGTATTCGCTGTTGACTGAAGCATTCCCCGATTTTTACGGTTCAGAGGAGCTGCGGAGACAGGCGGAATATTATTTCGACTTTACGGTCGATCTTCACATTCCTGTCGAAACGCATGAGTTGAACGAGAGAGTGCCTCTATGGTCGCGTAACCTGGTTGACCGGGGGCTGCCGCTGCATCACATCTTCCGAAGCACTGCCTATTGGAGGGCGGCCGTGTTCGATGTGCTGGAGAGCAAGGTGGAGCCGGAAATTCCTAATCCTATTCCGTTCCTGGCTGTTATCATCAGGCGGATTGAGTATATTCAAGAAATGGTGTGCTCCCATTACATAGAACGGACCAGTTCCAGGCTAAAGGACAAGGAACGCGCACTGACCCAGCTCCATGACGACAGGCTCAGCCTGATCGGGAAGATGGCGGCAAGCATGGCGCATGAGATCCGTAACCCGCTCACCTCCATCAAAGGCTTCTTGAAGCTCATTCGGGAAAGCTTGTCCGCCCAGGAAAGCTCAGATAAAACAATTCGATATTTAAGTGTAGTGGAAAACGAATTTGAGAACATTAATATGCAGATCACCGGGTTCCTCAGCTTTTCCAAGAAGCGCGTCATTGAGGAGCCGGTCATCCGGCTTACGGCCAAGCAGCTGCTGGATTCGGTCATTTCCCTGCTTAACCCGAGATTCCTAAGCGAAAACGTCAACCTCGTCATCGACCTGGAGGACGATGCCGATCTGTACATACAAAAGGTAGCGGTTCAGCAGGTTCTCTCGAATGTCATTAACAATGGTCTAGATGCCATGGAAGAAGTCAAGTATGAGAAGGAGATGCATATCTGCGGCTACAGCAGACCCGGCTGCTATATTCTTGAAATCGCCAATAACGGGCCGGAGGTAAATCCCCGCATCCTGGACGAGCTCTTCGAACCCTTCGTGACGGATAAGGAGGAGGGCACCGGACTCGGCCTTGCCGTATGCAAAACCATCATGCAGAAGAACGGCGGGGAAATCGGCTGTGTCACCGGACCGAAGCGGACTACCTTCCTTCTCACTTTCCGTACGCACAGTGTGGAAGGCTGA
- a CDS encoding DUF423 domain-containing protein, which yields MKWTFIRIGAICGFLAVAIGAFGAHMVKENISAAMFANYQTGVQYHMFHALALTVIGLASAVLPATGHLRRAGWAMLTGIIIFSGSLYVMALTDLRILGAITPIGGVAFCSAGSACSWPAEALGLPRSNMEAIGGRLSGRRGRPGEASLFC from the coding sequence ATGAAGTGGACCTTTATTCGAATCGGAGCGATCTGCGGGTTCCTGGCGGTGGCCATCGGTGCCTTCGGTGCCCATATGGTGAAAGAGAATATCAGCGCGGCGATGTTCGCCAATTACCAGACCGGCGTTCAATATCATATGTTTCATGCGCTGGCCTTGACGGTCATCGGCCTTGCGTCCGCTGTACTTCCAGCGACGGGACACCTGCGCCGTGCGGGCTGGGCGATGCTGACCGGGATTATTATTTTCTCAGGCAGTCTGTATGTGATGGCGCTGACGGACCTGCGCATCCTTGGAGCAATTACGCCGATCGGCGGGGTGGCTTTTTGTTCGGCTGGATCAGCCTGTTCCTGGCCTGCCGAGGCGCTGGGTCTGCCGCGAAGTAATATGGAGGCGATCGGAGGGAGACTCTCCGGAAGAAGGGGGAGGCCGGGAGAGGCCTCTCTTTTTTGTTAA
- a CDS encoding YunC family protein, with product MMRMEPVELDGRTALAIEVKLPKTTLLVVTTDKGYIMCGALDVGLLNEKLKERGIIAARATGVRTIEELLEAPLESVTYGAEALGIVPGMKGRDAVSLMSKGMKLREPPLRLSFWGKPVL from the coding sequence ATGATGCGTATGGAACCGGTCGAACTGGACGGACGCACTGCACTCGCGATCGAGGTGAAGCTGCCGAAGACAACGCTGCTCGTGGTCACGACGGATAAAGGGTATATCATGTGCGGCGCGCTGGATGTCGGACTGCTCAATGAGAAGCTGAAGGAGCGCGGTATCATTGCGGCCCGGGCGACAGGCGTCCGGACAATCGAAGAGCTGCTTGAGGCTCCGCTGGAGTCGGTCACCTACGGTGCTGAAGCGCTTGGTATCGTTCCCGGCATGAAGGGGCGCGACGCGGTGTCTCTGATGTCTAAAGGCATGAAGCTGCGGGAGCCGCCCCTGCGGCTTTCTTTTTGGGGGAAGCCAGTCCTATAA
- a CDS encoding alpha/beta hydrolase — MRSDEFTYKDEGGVPIHTYVWLPEEDAALRGVVQIAHGMAETALRYRRFAEALTASGYAVYAGDHRGHGRTAGDRSKLGSIGRDGFRLMCAGMAQLTELIRERHKKLPVFLFGHSMGSFLTQRYMYTYPEKVDGVILSGSNGPQGSQLHLGIWLAKRVAARKGAEHRSPLLTQLTFGGYNRGFRPVRTPFDWLSRDPEEVDRYAADPDCGAVFPAQFWVEFFTGLAELHRRGQLERIPKELPLLIISGDRDPVGMRGKGIRRLEALYRAVGMKEVTVKLYPGGRHELLNEINREEVTRDVLAWLETRLQGAAAVQRAQK, encoded by the coding sequence ATGCGCAGCGATGAATTTACATACAAGGATGAAGGCGGGGTGCCCATCCATACTTATGTGTGGCTTCCGGAGGAGGATGCGGCCCTGCGAGGAGTGGTACAGATTGCTCACGGCATGGCCGAAACGGCCCTGCGCTACCGCCGGTTCGCCGAAGCGCTTACGGCGTCCGGCTATGCGGTCTATGCCGGCGACCACCGGGGACACGGCAGGACGGCAGGAGACCGTTCGAAGCTCGGCAGCATCGGGAGGGACGGCTTCCGTCTCATGTGCGCAGGGATGGCGCAGCTGACGGAGCTGATCCGGGAGCGGCATAAGAAGCTTCCCGTGTTCTTGTTCGGACACAGCATGGGTTCGTTCCTGACCCAGCGCTATATGTATACGTACCCGGAGAAGGTGGACGGCGTCATTCTCTCCGGCTCGAACGGCCCCCAGGGAAGCCAGCTTCATCTGGGCATCTGGCTGGCCAAGAGGGTGGCCGCCCGCAAAGGAGCGGAGCACCGGAGTCCGCTCTTGACGCAGCTTACCTTCGGGGGCTACAACCGGGGCTTCCGGCCGGTCCGTACGCCGTTCGACTGGCTCAGCCGGGATCCGGAAGAAGTCGACCGCTATGCGGCCGACCCGGACTGCGGTGCCGTGTTTCCCGCCCAGTTTTGGGTCGAATTTTTCACAGGCCTGGCTGAGCTGCATCGGAGGGGGCAGCTGGAACGGATTCCGAAGGAGCTGCCCCTGCTGATCATCTCGGGTGACCGGGATCCCGTGGGGATGAGGGGGAAGGGAATTCGCCGGTTGGAGGCGCTCTACCGGGCCGTGGGAATGAAAGAAGTCACGGTGAAGCTCTACCCGGGAGGAAGGCACGAGCTGCTGAATGAAATCAACCGGGAGGAAGTCACTAGAGATGTGCTGGCCTGGCTGGAGACGCGGCTTCAAGGAGCGGCAGCGGTACAGCGAGCACAAAAATGA
- a CDS encoding flavodoxin, translated as MAKVILVFASMTGNTEDMADAVAEGVQAAGAELTQKNVMDTNASELAGYDGIILGAYTWGDGDLPDEFLDFYDELEEVDLAGKKAAVFGSCDSSYSAYGAAVDTLIEKLQERGAEIVTEGLKVELGPSSEDKEVCKSLGETLARSLQVTA; from the coding sequence ATGGCAAAGGTAATTCTGGTGTTCGCCAGCATGACCGGAAACACGGAGGATATGGCGGATGCGGTGGCAGAGGGAGTTCAGGCTGCCGGAGCCGAGCTGACGCAAAAAAATGTAATGGATACGAATGCGTCCGAGCTGGCGGGCTATGATGGGATCATCCTTGGTGCCTACACGTGGGGAGATGGAGACCTGCCGGATGAATTCCTCGATTTCTATGACGAATTGGAGGAAGTCGATCTGGCCGGTAAGAAGGCTGCTGTCTTCGGGTCCTGCGACTCTTCCTACTCTGCCTACGGGGCAGCAGTCGATACGCTGATCGAGAAGCTGCAGGAACGTGGAGCGGAGATCGTAACGGAAGGCCTGAAGGTAGAGCTCGGCCCTTCCTCCGAAGATAAGGAAGTATGCAAGTCGCTCGGCGAAACGCTGGCCCGTTCCCTGCAGGTAACGGCGTAA
- a CDS encoding FadR/GntR family transcriptional regulator, producing the protein MEIKRITTQKIYEAIAEQIKDQIVSGQLQPGDKLPSAKELSERYEVGRSTVREALSALKAMGLVEIHQGEGSYVRAIEADDVGLPEFDSLLMSRETVLELIEARQALEISNAALAAVKRTDADLAKFEEVLRRMEASPGDEVEGEQTDIAFHLTLAEATHNSILVRMIDSISSQMQTAIRETRRLQMYGSPEVSRQLLKEHQAVYVAVRRGDPGEAQEAMRKHLSHVEHVLIRYLKR; encoded by the coding sequence ATGGAAATCAAGCGTATTACAACGCAGAAAATATATGAAGCGATTGCAGAGCAGATCAAAGATCAAATCGTATCAGGCCAGCTTCAGCCGGGTGACAAGCTGCCGTCCGCCAAAGAGCTGTCCGAGCGGTATGAGGTGGGGCGGTCGACCGTACGGGAGGCGCTGAGCGCATTGAAAGCGATGGGGCTCGTAGAAATTCATCAGGGGGAGGGCAGCTATGTCAGAGCGATTGAGGCGGACGATGTGGGCCTGCCGGAATTCGACTCTCTCCTGATGAGCCGGGAGACGGTGCTGGAGCTGATTGAAGCCCGGCAGGCGCTCGAAATCTCCAATGCCGCCTTGGCCGCAGTGAAACGGACGGATGCCGATCTGGCCAAATTCGAGGAGGTGCTCCGACGGATGGAAGCGAGTCCGGGGGACGAGGTGGAGGGGGAGCAGACCGATATTGCCTTTCACCTGACCTTGGCCGAAGCGACGCATAACTCCATTCTCGTGCGGATGATCGATTCGATCTCTTCCCAGATGCAGACGGCCATCCGGGAAACCCGGCGGCTGCAGATGTATGGGAGCCCCGAAGTCTCCCGGCAGCTGCTGAAGGAGCATCAGGCCGTGTACGTAGCCGTAAGGCGCGGGGATCCCGGCGAAGCCCAGGAGGCTATGCGGAAGCACCTGTCCCATGTGGAGCATGTCCTCATCCGCTATTTGAAGCGCTGA